The Anaerolineae bacterium sequence AGTCTGCTGGTTCCTCTGCCGTAAGGGGCGCCATCTTCGCTGTAGGAACGACGCCGGCTATTCCTCCGGATGGAAGAGCATATCCAACGCCAGGTACATGGCCGAGAAGGCTTGTGGGCTGTGCGTCATGCTGTGGCCGAACCGCTCCATGGTCTGCCGCGCCCGCTCCTCCCAAACGGGCCGGCGCAGCCATCTCCCCAGCCTCAGCAAGTTCTGTGCCATGACGGCGTTGCCGGAGGGGATGGGCAGATCGCTGTAGGTGACCGGGCGGGCGATGAGCGGCTCGTGCTCGTCGCTGGTCAGGAAGAAGCCGCCCAGCTCCGCATCCCAGAAATGGCCCAGGACGAGTTCGGTCAGCCGGCCGGCCGCGTCCAGCCAGCGCGGCTCATGCCCCGTCACATACAGCTCCAGCAGACCATGAATGACATGCGCGTAATCGTCCAGGAAGGCCAGACCGCGCGCCGCGCCGGTGGCATACCAGTGATGCAGGCGGCCGGCGGGATCCGACATGCTTTCCAGGATGAAATCCGCCGTGCGGCGCGCCGCGTCCAGATAATCGGAGCGGCCCAAAGCCCGGCCGGCCTCCACCAGGGCGGCGATGGCCAGGCCGTTCCAGCCGGCCAGCAGTTTGTCATCGCGCGCCGGCGGTACCCTCCAGGCCTGACGCGCTTCCAGCAGGCGCCGGCGCACAGCGTCCACCCTCGCCCAGGCGCCTTCCTCATCGGTATTCAGCCGGCGCGCCAGCTCCGCTATCGTCATGGACTGGCGCGGCAGGGTCATGCGGTGGTAATTGCCCCGCTCGCTGACGCCAAAGAACTGACGCGCCCAAGCGCGGTCCTCCTCCCCCACGGCGGCATCGAACTCCTCCGCCGTCCAGGCGTAGTAGCGTCCCTCTCCTTCTGGCGTGTCGGCGTCTTGGGCTGAGGCGAAGCCGGCCGGCGTCAGGGCCATCTCGCGCAGGAGATAATCCAGGGTGTGTTCGACCACCCGGCGGTAGTGGGCCATCCCGGTGAGCTGATAGGCGCGCAGGTATACTGGCACCAGCAGGGCCTGGTCGTACAGCATCTTCTCAAAATGGGGCACCAGCCAGCGCTCGTCCACGGAATAGCGGTGGAAGCCCCCGCCCACCAGGTCATACATGCCGCCCAGCGCCATCTGGTCCAGGGTGAAGAGCCAGGCAGAGCGGACCTCTTCATCCGCCGGCGCCCAGCGCGCCCATAATGCCAGCGTGGCCCCTTGGGGGAACTTGGGCCGCACACTGAACCCGCCGTGGCGCCGGTCGTACGCGTCCAGCAGGTGGGCGCGTGCCTCCGCCAGCAGGTCTGCGGATACGGGGCCGGCGGCACGTGTCGCTCGCACCACTTCCCGAAGGGCGCGCGTCGTCTCCTCGGCGGCGCGCTCCACCTCCCGCCGGCGTTCCCGATAGGCCTGGCTCAGTGCCTCCAGCAGGCTGGGAAAGGCTGGCAGGCCGTGCCGCTCCTGCGGCGGGAAATAGGTGCCGCCGTAAAAGGGCCGGCCGTCGGGCAGGAGGAAGACCGTCAGCGGCCAGCCCCCCTGGCCGGCGATGAGCTGTACCGCGGTCATGTAGATCTCGTCCAGGTCGGGCCGCTCCTCGCGATCCACCTTGATACTTACGAAGTGCTGGTTCATCAGGCCGGCGATTTCCGGATTGTCGAACGACTCGTGGGCCATGACGTGGCACCAGTGGCAGGAGGAATAGCCGATGCTGAGCAGGATCGGTTTGTCCTCGGCCCGGGCGCGCGCCAGCGCTTCCGGCCCCCAGGGATACCAGTCCACCGGCTGGTGGGCATGTTGGCGCAGGTACAGGCTGGCCTCGCCGGCCAGGCGGTTGGGGTGCACACTCTCTTGGCCCATCGGTCACTTCCTTTCTACCACATTGTTAATCATATCATATTCCGTGCCGGCGCGAACTTGTGTAAGGTTCCCTACAATGAAGCGGATGAGGGTAGGGTAATCCGACGTGTTGGGCAGGGCAAATTGCATGACGGCCGGAGTCACAGCAGTGGGCGCGAAGTCTGCGTCGACCTCGCAGGCATAGTCCCGGTTTCAACTGCCTGATGGCTCCGCAAAGTTGATAATTCTTCAAAACTATGCTATGGTATTGGTGATGTACAAGACCTTGTAGTGAGAGTGATTGGCGATGGCTGGAGAAACGATTCTGGTAATAGACGACGAGCAAAACATCCTGGACCTTATCAGCGCGTATCTGCGCCGGGAAGGGTACCGGGTGCTGACAGCGCAGGACGGCATCAATGGGCTGAAGCTGGCGCAGTCGAGCCGGCCGGATATCGTGATCCTGGACATTATGCTTCCCGGTATGGACGGCATTGACGTCCTGCGGGAACTTCGTCGGACGTCCAGCACCTATATTATTATGCTCAGCGCCAAATCGGAGGAAACAGACCGC is a genomic window containing:
- a CDS encoding thioredoxin domain-containing protein, translating into MGQESVHPNRLAGEASLYLRQHAHQPVDWYPWGPEALARARAEDKPILLSIGYSSCHWCHVMAHESFDNPEIAGLMNQHFVSIKVDREERPDLDEIYMTAVQLIAGQGGWPLTVFLLPDGRPFYGGTYFPPQERHGLPAFPSLLEALSQAYRERRREVERAAEETTRALREVVRATRAAGPVSADLLAEARAHLLDAYDRRHGGFSVRPKFPQGATLALWARWAPADEEVRSAWLFTLDQMALGGMYDLVGGGFHRYSVDERWLVPHFEKMLYDQALLVPVYLRAYQLTGMAHYRRVVEHTLDYLLREMALTPAGFASAQDADTPEGEGRYYAWTAEEFDAAVGEEDRAWARQFFGVSERGNYHRMTLPRQSMTIAELARRLNTDEEGAWARVDAVRRRLLEARQAWRVPPARDDKLLAGWNGLAIAALVEAGRALGRSDYLDAARRTADFILESMSDPAGRLHHWYATGAARGLAFLDDYAHVIHGLLELYVTGHEPRWLDAAGRLTELVLGHFWDAELGGFFLTSDEHEPLIARPVTYSDLPIPSGNAVMAQNLLRLGRWLRRPVWEERARQTMERFGHSMTHSPQAFSAMYLALDMLFHPEE